One segment of Plasmodium vivax chromosome 14, whole genome shotgun sequence DNA contains the following:
- a CDS encoding M1-family aminopeptidase, putative (encoded by transcript PVX_122425A; Apicoplast targeted protein. Curated by Stuart Ralph, Walter and Eliza Hall Institute of Medical Research, Australia.) has protein sequence MIRKKMLNFHFLFITVLVALANYTPVDYQNTCMISKSCRKNSCGITSRVLSGIHVNKTSARAKALISLSSLIYHLQLPKLVSLDLFRRDLFTGVKQKGKRSPVPSYIIQNRLMSENGDSGSTNMSVTANQEKKRPGTGDASEGNNQSGISAAAQDKRMKGGDQSEEVSNVSGSTNAAMTNGASSTTEGGDNNNNGSGNDGKNEPKIHYRKDYKPSGFVIDNVTLNINIFDNETSVRSTLDMKLSEHYGGEDLIFDGVSLEIKEISIDNNKLMEGEHYKYDNEFLTIYSKFIPKGKFTFGSEVIIHPETNYALTGLYKSKNIIVSQCEATGFRRITFFIDRPDMMAKYDVTITADKEKYPVLLSNGDKLNEFEIPGGRHGARFNDPYLKPCYLFAVVAGDLKHLSDNYVTKFSKKNVELYVFSEEKYVSKLKWALECLKKAMKFDEDYFGLEYDLSRLNLVAVSDFNVGAMENKGLNIFNANSLLASKKKSIDFSFERILTVVGHEYFHNYTGNRVTLRDWFQLTLKEGLTVHRENLFSEQTTKTATFRLDHVDILRSVQFLEDSSPLAHPIRPESYVSMENFYTTTVYDKGSEVMRMYQTILGDEYYKKGMDIYIKKNDGGTATCEDFNDAMNEAYKMKKGDKTANLDQYLLWFSQSGTPHVTAEYSYDAGKKEFVIEVTQVTNPDPNQKEKKALFIPIRVGFINPKNGQDVIPEVTLEFKKDKEKFIFNNVNEKPIPSLFRGFSAPVYIKDNLTDSERILLLKYDTDAFVRYNVCVDLYMKQILKNYQELLQAKSENKQESAEKPSLTPVSEDFINAIKYLMEDPHADAGFKSYIITLPRDRFILNYIKNVDTDVLADTKDFIYKQLGDKLNDLYFQMFKSLQAKADDMTHFEDESYVDFEQLNMRKLRNTLLTLLSRAKYPNMLDQIMEHSKSPYPSNWLASLAVSAYYDKYFDLYEKTYNQSKDDELLLQEWLKTVSRSDRKDIYDIIKKLETEVLKDSKNPNEIRAVYLPFTYNLRYFNDISGKGYKMMADIIMKVDKFNPMVATQLCDPFKLWNKLDQKRQDMMLNEMNRMLSMENISNNLKEYLLRLTNKL, from the coding sequence atgataagaaaaaaaatgctcaacTTCCATTTTCTGTTCATAACGGTATTAGTAGCGCTAGCAAATTATACCCCCGTCGATTACCAAAATACGTGCATGATTAGCAAGAGCTGTCGAAAAAACTCATGCGGCATTACCTCTCGCGTGCTAAGTGGAATTCATGTAAACAAAACGAGTGCTAGGGCCAAGGCGCTGATCAGCCTATCCTCCCTGATATACCACCTGCAGTTACCAAAACTTGTCAGCCTTGACTTGTTTCGAAGGGACCTGTTCACAGGTGTCaagcagaaggggaagaggtcGCCCGTACCCTCGTACATTATTCAAAACAGATTGATGAGTGAGAACGGCGATAGCGGCAGCACCAACATGAGCGTAACGGCAAaccaggagaagaagagacCCGGAACGGGGGACGCATCAGAAGGCAACAACCAAAGTGGCATTAGCGCAGCTGCACAGGACAAGCGCATGAAGGGAGGTGACCAGAGCGAAGAAGTCTCGAACGTATCCGGCTCGACCAACGCCGCAATGACCAATGGAGCGAGCTCGACCACGGAAGGAGGTGACAATAACAATAATGGAAGCGGAAATGATGGAAAGAACGAGCCGAAGATACACTACAGGAAGGATTACAAACCAAGTGGATTTGTCATCGACAATGTGACTCTGAACATTAACATATTTGACAATGAAACGTCTGTGAGGTCCACTTTAGATATGAAGCTCAGCGAACATTACGGAGGAGAAGATCTCATATTCGATGGTGTCAGTTtagaaattaaagaaatatcGATTGACAATAATAAGCTGATGGAGGGAGAACACTACAAGTATGATAATGAATTTCTGACCATCTATTCGAAGTTTattccaaaggggaaattcACCTTCGGATCTGAAGTTATCATCCACCCAGAAACGAATTATGCTTTGACCGGTTTGTACAAATCGAAGAATATTATCGTTTCCCAGTGTGAAGCCACCGGGTTTAGAAGAATCACCTTCTTCATCGACAGACCAGATATGATGGCCAAGTACGATGTAACGATTACCGCAGATAAGGAGAAGTACCCCGTACTCCTGAGCAATGGTGATAAGCTAAACGAATTTGAAATTCCGGGAGGAAGACACGGAGCGAGATTTAACGATCCCTACTTGAAGCCATGTTACCTATTCGCTGTAGTCGCTGGAGATTTGAAGCACTTAAGTGATAATTACGTCACcaagttttccaaaaaaaatgtagagttGTATGTTTTCAGTGAGGAGAAATACGTTTCCAAGTTGAAATGGGCCCTGGAGTGCCTAAAGAAAGCCATGAAATTTGACGAGGATTATTTTGGACTGGAATACGATTTATCGCGACTTAATCTCGTAGCTGTGTCCGACTTCAATGTGGGGGCCATGGAGAACAAGGGacttaacatttttaacgcGAACTCGTTGCTAGCGTCTAAGAAGAAGTCCATCGACTTTTCCTTCGAAAGAATCTTAACTGTTGTTGGCCACGAGTACTTCCACAACTACACCGGAAATAGAGTTACCTTGAGGGACTGGTTCCAGCTGACTCTTAAGGAAGGGCTGACTGTGCATAGGGAAAACCTCTTCTCCGAGCAGACCACCAAAACGGCCACCTTCCGCCTGGACCACGTAGATATACTAAGAAGCGTCCAATTTTTGGAAGACTCATCCCCACTGGCACACCCCATCAGACCAGAATCGTATGTCAGCATGGAAAACTTCTACACCACCACTGTGTATGATAAAGGAAGTGAAGTCATGAGGATGTACCAAACCATTTTAGGAGACGAGTATTACAAGAAGGGTATGGATATATACATTAAGAAGAACGACGGAGGCACAGCCACCTGTGAAGATTTCAACGATGCAATGAATGAGGcgtacaaaatgaaaaaaggagacaaaACAGCCAACCTGGATCAGTACCTCTTATGGTTCTCTCAAAGTGGAACTCCACATGTAACTGCAGAATATTCCTACGATGCGGGCAAGAAAGAATTCGTAATTGAAGTTACGCAGGTCACCAACCCAGATCCAAAccagaaggaaaagaaggcccTCTTCATCCCCATTAGAGTTGGTTTCATTAACCCGAAAAATGGACAAGACGTCATTCCGGAAGTTACCCTAGAGTTTAAGAAAGACAAGgagaaattcatttttaacaatgtGAATGAGAAGCCAATTCCGTCACTTTTCCGTGGATTCAGCGCACCTGTATATATTAAGGATAACCTGACCGATTCTGAGAGGATCCTACTCTTGAAATACGATACTGACGCATTTGTACGATACAACGTATGTGTAGATCTGTATATGAAGCAAATTCTGAAGAACTATCAAGAGTTGTTGCAAGCCAAAAGTGAGAACAAACAAGAGTCTGCCGAAAAACCAAGCTTAACCCCCGTAAGTGAAGACTTCATTAATGCTATAAAGTACCTGATGGAAGATCCTCATGCAGATGCGGGTTTCAAATCGTACATAATAACTCTCCCAAGGGACAGATTCATCTTAaactatattaaaaatgtagacaCAGACGTTCTGGCAGATACCAAAGATTTCATTTACAAGCAGTTGGGTGATAAACTGAATGATCTGTACTTCCAGATGTTTAAGTCTCTGCAAGCTAAGGCAGATGACATGACCCATTTTGAAGACGAATCTTACGTCGATTTTGAGCAGCTGAACATGAGAAAGTTAAGAAACACCCTGTTGACTCTGTTAAGTAGGGCAAAATACCCAAATATGCTGGACCAAATTATGGAACATTCCAAATCGCCTTATCCTTCCAATTGGCTAGCCAGCTTAGCTGTCTCTGCATACTACGACAAGTATTTCGACTTGTACGAAAAGACCTACAACCAATCCAAGGATGATGAGTTGCTTCTTCAAGAATGGTTAAAGACTGTTTCCAGATCGGACAGAAAAGATATTTATGACATTATTAAGAAGCTAGAAACGGAAGTGCTCAAGGATAGTAAGAACCCCAATGAAATCAGAGCCGTCTACCTCCCCTTCACTTACAACTTAAGATACTTCAATGACATTTCTGGAAAGGGATACAAAATGATGGCAGATATCATCATGAAGGTCGATAAGTTCAACCCCATGGTGGCCACGCAACTGTGTGACCCCTTCAAGTTGTGGAACAAGCTGGACCAGAAGCGACAGGACATGATGCTCAACGAGATGAACCGCATGCTCTCCATGGAAAACATCTCCAACAATTTGAAGGAGTACCTGCTCAGGCTCACCAACAAGTTGTGA